Proteins co-encoded in one Flavivirga eckloniae genomic window:
- a CDS encoding peptidase associated/transthyretin-like domain-containing protein: MLKNKSFLVLMFLFAVQVMTSQSVEISGKVKSNTGSIENIHVINKTAQVFTITDKNGAFKITASLNDSLVFSSIQHKLKEVVVSKGDVVSKYILVSLDEQINELDVIRIGKVLTGDLAQDINSVEGKAPINFYNLGIPGYTGRIKTQSERRLSEAHGGGIKWYQPLTGSIPINPILNAISGRTKKLKNRVEIETKETFIHTIKVRLAEDFFASNPLDVDLRMDFFYFCSDDENFITYCKNKTDFEILVFLKQKYKQYVENLNTNKD, from the coding sequence ATGTTAAAAAATAAAAGCTTTTTAGTATTAATGTTTTTGTTTGCCGTTCAGGTAATGACTTCACAATCGGTTGAGATATCTGGTAAAGTTAAAAGTAATACAGGAAGTATTGAGAACATTCACGTGATTAATAAAACAGCTCAGGTTTTTACCATAACCGATAAAAATGGTGCGTTTAAAATTACTGCATCTTTAAATGATTCTTTGGTGTTCTCATCTATTCAGCATAAGTTAAAAGAAGTCGTTGTTTCAAAAGGTGATGTTGTCTCTAAATATATTTTGGTAAGTTTGGACGAACAAATTAATGAATTGGATGTAATTAGGATTGGTAAGGTTTTAACAGGAGACTTAGCTCAGGATATTAATAGTGTAGAAGGAAAAGCACCTATTAATTTTTATAATCTAGGTATTCCCGGTTATACTGGAAGAATAAAAACACAAAGTGAAAGGAGGTTGTCTGAAGCGCATGGAGGAGGAATTAAATGGTATCAACCTTTAACAGGGAGTATCCCTATAAATCCTATATTAAATGCTATTTCCGGAAGAACTAAAAAGCTAAAAAACCGTGTGGAAATAGAAACCAAGGAAACGTTTATACATACTATTAAAGTAAGATTGGCAGAGGATTTTTTTGCTTCCAATCCATTAGACGTAGACCTAAGGATGGATTTTTTCTACTTCTGCTCGGATGATGAAAATTTTATTACATATTGTAAAAATAAAACCGATTTTGAAATACTAGTTTTTTTAAAGCAGAAGTATAAACAGTATGTGGAAAATTTAAATACCAATAAAGACTAA
- a CDS encoding M1 family metallopeptidase: MKQIKYYLLSVVFASTGIFAQNQVNEKPQGHTDQNKFRQMKDVLPTPNTTRTASGAPGYEYTQQKVDYIMDIRLDESKNQIFGNEKITYHNNSKDHLEYLWVQLDQNMRARDSKTPDINSEDFNATFNGPSSFTSSNMKKRFDGGFNIEAVKNSDGSDLSFMINQTMMRINLPKPLAPGAVFKFQIKWWYNVNNHIEDHGRSGYEAFPDGNSNYVIAQFYPRLCVYDNVEGWQNMQFWGRSEWALEFGDFEVKITVPADHKLEATGVLQNEKDVLTKLQLKRFELAKKSFKDPVFIVTQEEAEAAEKEKSTKTKTWHFKANNVRDFAFATSRKFIWDAMAVDINGRAVMAISLYSKEGNPLWEEHSTRVVANTLEEYSKLTFDYPYNKAVSVHAQMGMEYPMICFNYGRPNPDGTYSERLKRGMIGVITHEVGHNFFPMIVNSDERQWTWMDEGLNSFVETLAELDYDPNFFTGNLPKDIVHYMGGDQSHLSPIMSQGDYVYQFGPNAYTKPAAGLYMLRHTIMGPELFDYAFRTYSKRWMFKHPTPADFFRSMEDASAMDLDWFWRGWFYTTDYTDIGIKQVKSYYLTDKPTEKAKEVAEQNNFNLDNYKDRLIYFAEAENGVVPADAKKPSDFEFLNNHLNALNDQEKGELNEAPKYFYEVTFEKPGGLVMPIILELTYEDGTKERKKYPAQIWRYDEREVKKVFKSQKAITGFVVDPDLETADVDMSNNSWPKEEKQSDFDQFKKRVKG, from the coding sequence ATGAAACAAATCAAATATTATCTCCTTTCTGTGGTTTTTGCTTCAACTGGAATTTTTGCTCAAAATCAAGTAAACGAAAAGCCTCAAGGTCATACAGACCAGAATAAATTTAGGCAAATGAAAGATGTGTTGCCTACACCTAATACGACCAGAACAGCTTCTGGAGCACCAGGTTATGAATATACGCAACAGAAGGTAGATTATATTATGGATATTCGTTTGGATGAATCTAAAAATCAGATTTTCGGAAACGAAAAAATAACATATCATAATAATTCTAAAGACCACTTAGAATATCTATGGGTGCAGCTCGATCAAAATATGAGAGCTAGAGATTCTAAAACCCCAGATATTAATTCTGAAGATTTCAATGCCACATTTAACGGACCAAGTAGTTTTACTTCATCGAACATGAAAAAACGTTTTGATGGTGGATTTAATATTGAGGCCGTTAAAAACTCAGATGGTTCCGATTTATCTTTTATGATAAACCAAACCATGATGCGGATTAATTTGCCTAAGCCGTTAGCACCAGGAGCTGTATTTAAGTTCCAAATAAAATGGTGGTATAATGTTAATAATCACATTGAAGACCATGGACGCTCCGGTTACGAGGCATTTCCAGATGGAAATAGCAATTATGTAATTGCTCAATTCTATCCAAGGCTTTGTGTTTACGATAATGTTGAGGGTTGGCAAAACATGCAGTTCTGGGGGCGTAGTGAATGGGCTTTAGAGTTTGGAGATTTCGAGGTTAAAATTACCGTGCCTGCAGATCACAAATTAGAGGCTACAGGAGTGCTTCAAAACGAAAAGGATGTTTTAACTAAATTACAGCTTAAGCGTTTTGAGTTGGCTAAAAAATCATTTAAAGATCCTGTATTTATTGTAACTCAGGAAGAAGCAGAAGCAGCAGAAAAAGAAAAGAGTACAAAAACTAAAACATGGCACTTTAAAGCAAATAACGTAAGGGATTTTGCTTTTGCAACTTCAAGAAAGTTTATATGGGATGCCATGGCTGTAGATATAAATGGAAGAGCTGTTATGGCTATTTCGTTGTATTCAAAAGAAGGGAATCCGCTTTGGGAAGAGCATTCAACACGGGTTGTGGCCAATACATTAGAAGAGTATTCTAAGCTTACTTTCGATTATCCATATAATAAAGCCGTTTCTGTACACGCACAAATGGGAATGGAATATCCTATGATTTGTTTTAACTATGGAAGACCAAATCCAGATGGAACCTATTCAGAAAGACTTAAAAGAGGTATGATTGGTGTTATTACCCATGAAGTGGGTCATAATTTTTTCCCAATGATTGTAAATAGTGACGAACGTCAATGGACATGGATGGATGAAGGTTTAAACTCTTTTGTTGAAACATTGGCTGAGCTAGATTACGACCCTAATTTTTTTACAGGTAATTTACCTAAAGATATAGTGCATTATATGGGAGGCGATCAAAGCCATCTTTCCCCAATTATGTCGCAAGGCGATTATGTATATCAATTCGGTCCTAATGCTTATACGAAACCTGCAGCAGGATTGTATATGCTAAGACATACTATTATGGGGCCAGAGTTATTCGATTATGCTTTTAGAACATATTCGAAACGATGGATGTTTAAGCACCCAACACCAGCAGACTTTTTTAGAAGTATGGAAGACGCTTCGGCCATGGATTTAGATTGGTTTTGGAGAGGCTGGTTTTATACTACAGATTATACAGATATAGGTATTAAACAAGTTAAGAGTTATTATTTAACAGATAAGCCAACCGAAAAAGCAAAAGAAGTTGCCGAGCAAAATAATTTTAATCTTGATAACTATAAGGACAGGTTAATTTATTTTGCAGAAGCCGAAAATGGAGTCGTACCGGCAGATGCAAAAAAACCTTCAGACTTTGAATTCTTAAATAATCATTTAAATGCTTTGAACGATCAAGAAAAAGGAGAGTTAAACGAAGCGCCAAAATACTTTTACGAGGTTACTTTCGAAAAACCAGGAGGATTGGTTATGCCAATAATTTTAGAATTAACTTACGAAGATGGCACTAAAGAAAGAAAAAAATACCCGGCACAAATTTGGAGGTATGATGAAAGAGAAGTAAAAAAGGTTTTTAAATCGCAAAAGGCTATTACTGGTTTTGTTGTAGATCCGGACTTAGAAACTGCCGATGTGGACATGTCTAATAATTCATGGCCAAAAGAAGAAAAGCAGAGCGATTTCGATCAATTTAAGAAAAGGGTTAAAGGATAA
- a CDS encoding DUF6702 family protein: MRLIKPFLFFLIIPLVAFTSLHKYYISVTQINFVEEKQSVQITTRVFIDDFENLLRERYDESITLAIGDEPKTIETYIGKYLKESIKIKINNEETALTFIGKEYDQDIMRCYLEIEDVKSIESFEVSNKVLFDLFKEQQNIIKTKINSKQKSFILIREKDNALLKFN, translated from the coding sequence ATGAGATTAATTAAACCATTTTTGTTTTTTTTAATTATACCACTGGTTGCATTTACGAGTTTACATAAATACTACATAAGTGTTACCCAAATTAACTTTGTAGAAGAAAAACAGTCTGTGCAAATAACAACTCGGGTTTTTATTGATGATTTTGAAAACTTGTTGCGAGAACGTTATGATGAGTCTATAACATTAGCCATTGGTGACGAACCAAAAACAATCGAGACTTACATAGGTAAATATTTAAAGGAGAGCATAAAGATTAAGATTAATAACGAAGAAACAGCGCTTACTTTTATAGGTAAAGAATACGATCAAGATATTATGCGTTGTTATTTAGAAATAGAAGATGTTAAAAGCATTGAATCCTTTGAGGTTAGCAATAAAGTGTTGTTCGATTTATTTAAGGAACAGCAAAACATTATAAAGACAAAAATCAACTCCAAACAAAAAAGTTTTATACTTATTCGTGAAAAAGATAATGCTCTGTTAAAATTTAATTAA